A single window of Luteipulveratus halotolerans DNA harbors:
- a CDS encoding AMP-binding protein, giving the protein MEYPLTVRDFLDRATTVYADRVAVVDEPDQPAPPFGGGRITYAEMGRLARAQAANLDRMGVPVGGRVAVVSHNSARLLTSFYGVSGWGRILVPVNFRLSVPEVKYIVEQSGAEVLMVDPELRHLVEDVPCERSFVLGEDDDQLWGGDAEPAEWEGDEHATATINYTSGTTARPKGVQMTHRNLWLNATVFGWQATVSDRDVYLHTLPMFHANGWGHPFTATGVGATHVVLRKVDGTEILRRIEEHGVTYLCAAPAVVQAALDGAKTWEGEIPGRDRVRIIVAGAPPPTSTIERVRADLGWEFIQIYGLTETAPLLTMSRMRAEWDDLDPTEQARRLGRAGAPAVGVRLSIDESGEVLAQSNHNLEAYWDKPDETAAAQEGNWFHTGDGGSIDEGYLTIADRKKDVIITGGENVSSIEVEDVLMSHPAVREVAVIGIPDEKWGEMVTALVVRDGDISEDDLIAHARTSLAGYKCPKKVEFRDELVRTATGKLQKFKLRQPYWEGHERQVN; this is encoded by the coding sequence GTGGAGTACCCGCTGACCGTTCGCGACTTCCTCGACCGCGCCACCACGGTGTACGCCGACCGCGTCGCCGTCGTCGACGAGCCGGACCAGCCGGCGCCGCCGTTCGGTGGTGGGCGCATCACGTACGCCGAGATGGGTCGCCTCGCGCGGGCGCAGGCGGCCAACCTCGACCGGATGGGCGTACCTGTCGGCGGACGTGTGGCGGTCGTGTCGCACAACAGCGCACGCCTGCTGACGTCGTTCTACGGCGTCAGCGGTTGGGGTCGCATCCTCGTGCCGGTCAACTTCCGGCTGTCGGTGCCCGAGGTGAAGTACATCGTCGAGCAGTCCGGCGCCGAGGTGCTGATGGTCGACCCCGAGCTGCGGCATCTCGTCGAGGACGTCCCGTGCGAGCGGTCGTTCGTGCTGGGGGAGGACGACGACCAGCTGTGGGGCGGCGACGCCGAGCCCGCCGAGTGGGAGGGCGACGAGCACGCCACCGCCACCATCAACTACACCAGCGGCACGACGGCCCGCCCCAAGGGCGTGCAGATGACGCACCGCAACCTGTGGCTCAACGCGACCGTATTCGGTTGGCAGGCAACGGTTTCGGACCGCGACGTCTATCTGCACACGCTGCCGATGTTCCACGCCAACGGCTGGGGGCACCCGTTCACGGCCACCGGTGTCGGGGCGACGCACGTCGTGCTGCGCAAGGTCGACGGCACCGAGATCCTGCGCCGCATCGAGGAGCACGGCGTGACCTACCTGTGCGCGGCGCCGGCCGTCGTACAGGCCGCGCTCGACGGCGCCAAGACCTGGGAGGGTGAGATCCCGGGGCGCGACCGGGTGCGCATCATCGTCGCGGGCGCCCCGCCGCCCACCAGCACGATCGAGCGCGTCCGCGCAGACCTCGGCTGGGAGTTCATCCAGATCTACGGCCTCACCGAGACCGCGCCGCTGCTCACGATGTCGCGGATGCGCGCCGAGTGGGACGACCTCGACCCGACCGAGCAGGCCCGCCGGCTCGGTCGCGCCGGTGCGCCCGCGGTCGGCGTACGGCTGTCGATCGACGAGTCCGGCGAGGTGCTCGCACAGTCCAACCACAACCTCGAGGCCTACTGGGACAAGCCCGACGAGACCGCCGCCGCGCAGGAGGGCAACTGGTTCCACACCGGTGATGGCGGCTCGATCGACGAGGGCTACCTGACGATCGCAGACCGCAAGAAGGACGTCATCATCACCGGCGGTGAGAACGTCAGCTCGATCGAGGTCGAGGACGTGCTGATGTCGCACCCGGCCGTGCGCGAGGTCGCCGTCATCGGCATTCCGGACGAGAAGTGGGGCGAGATGGTGACCGCGCTCGTCGTCCGCGACGGCGACATCAGCGAGGACGACCTGATCGCCCACGCTCGCACGTCGCTCGCGGGCTACAAGTGCCCCAAGAAGGTGGAGTTCCGTGACGAGCTGGTGCGGACGGCGACCGGCAAGCTGCAGAAGTTCAAGCTGCGCCAGCCCTACTGGGAGGGCCACGAGCGCCAGGTCAACTGA
- a CDS encoding NAD(P)-dependent oxidoreductase, translating to MSPALPSTTLIGLGPMGRAMGRVLLEHDVPLTVFNRTPARGDALVAAGARRTTTVAEALDASDLVVLSLTDYAAMYDLLGDVTDHLAGKTLVNLSSDNPQETECAAVWAAEHGVRLLVGGVMVPEPLVGSEVAYAFYSGPRAALEEYDDVLRLIAAPRYVGEAHGLAQLHYQAQLDIFLTCLAGVLHGYQLVASAGVRAADFTAYVKDNVDSLSMYLEETARHLDADDHPGDAANLRMMGATADHVVRASEQAGLDATLPRAVQALYARGIAAGHGDQSWTALARVISGRRSVER from the coding sequence ATGAGCCCTGCCCTGCCTTCGACCACCCTGATCGGCCTCGGACCGATGGGTCGTGCGATGGGCCGCGTCCTGCTGGAGCACGACGTACCCCTCACGGTCTTCAACCGCACACCGGCGCGCGGTGACGCACTCGTGGCCGCCGGCGCACGGCGTACGACGACCGTGGCCGAGGCGCTGGACGCCTCCGACCTGGTGGTGCTCAGCCTCACCGACTACGCCGCGATGTACGACCTGCTCGGCGACGTCACCGACCACCTTGCGGGCAAGACCCTGGTCAACCTCAGCTCGGACAACCCGCAGGAGACCGAGTGCGCGGCGGTGTGGGCGGCCGAGCACGGCGTTCGCCTGCTCGTCGGCGGCGTGATGGTGCCCGAACCACTCGTCGGCAGCGAGGTCGCCTACGCGTTCTACAGCGGGCCGCGCGCGGCTTTGGAGGAGTACGACGACGTGCTGCGGCTCATCGCGGCGCCGCGCTACGTCGGCGAAGCCCACGGCCTGGCGCAGCTGCATTACCAGGCGCAGCTCGACATCTTCCTGACCTGTCTCGCCGGCGTCCTGCACGGCTACCAGCTCGTCGCGTCGGCGGGCGTACGGGCGGCCGACTTCACGGCGTACGTCAAGGACAACGTCGACTCGCTGTCGATGTACCTGGAGGAGACCGCTCGCCACCTCGACGCCGACGATCACCCCGGCGACGCGGCGAACCTGCGGATGATGGGCGCGACCGCCGACCACGTCGTACGCGCGAGTGAGCAGGCCGGGTTGGACGCGACACTGCCGCGCGCCGTGCAGGCGTTGTACGCGCGCGGCATCGCAGCCGGCCACGGTGACCAGAGCTGGACGGCGCTCGCCCGCGTCATCAGCGGCCGCAGGTCGGTGGAGCGCTGA
- a CDS encoding winged helix-turn-helix transcriptional regulator, giving the protein MSRSPQPYACGVDAAIDVISGKWKAYILWRMADGPKRFGELRRLVPGITERVLIRHLRELEADEIVLRTEFAQVPPKVEYSLTPAGVALNAALEPLADWGHERMDRIAAARQPATRTG; this is encoded by the coding sequence ATGAGCCGTTCGCCCCAGCCCTACGCGTGCGGTGTCGACGCCGCGATCGACGTGATCAGCGGCAAGTGGAAGGCGTATATCCTGTGGCGCATGGCGGACGGGCCCAAGCGGTTCGGCGAGCTGCGACGCCTCGTGCCCGGCATCACCGAGAGGGTCCTCATCCGGCACCTGCGCGAGCTCGAGGCCGACGAGATCGTGCTCCGTACGGAGTTCGCCCAGGTGCCGCCCAAGGTCGAGTACTCCTTGACCCCCGCTGGTGTCGCTCTCAACGCCGCGCTCGAACCCCTCGCCGACTGGGGCCACGAGCGCATGGACCGCATCGCGGCCGCGCGACAGCCGGCGACGCGCACCGGTTGA
- a CDS encoding serine/threonine-protein kinase: MASDRSGQRFGPYLLQALLGRGGMGEVYRALDTEKDRVVAVKLLPPHLAQDPSYQARFQREAHAAAHVQSPNIVPIHTFGSIEGVLFIEMAFIDGEDLGSLIRSRGPLEPRQAVSVIGQIASALDAAHAAGLVHRDVKPANIMVSGGHAYLSDFGIASGRGDTRITSTGVAIGSFAYMAPERFTDDQQLTGAVDTYALGCVLFECLTGEPPYPATSQHALLEAHLHGEPRPVSQVRPGLPAALDAVIARCLAKRPTDRYPSARAFAQAAREALPSPSYAGGSGSVWKRWAIPALVAAVCIGLIAGMLVNRFAGSDDPPAQAVQLIPADQTPPERFTASAVTQRPSDVLKQSHVRADGSSGGATATTAAAPLVPQTSRGGDAGLYGREGDESACDSSRLIEMLMAEPAVAKAWAQLQGVTVEQIPATIKSWTSVLLRHDTYVTNTIYKGGRAESYPAILQAGTAVLVDRNGVPRTKCNCGNPLLPPPPADGRQVVGAAWKGYSPSRTRVVRPSVAALSSFTVADIVTGATRAVPAGGAARPADVTAATLQTAQVPAACQASAQRLVGGKAPKPFGGGLGQISDKVVYADIAGIGYKQGLFAYDCSAGGVSWPQVLVLTGDKGELLGSLDLGQRDRKEHADVTSMTVRGNVVDLVWKSYEGAGFDIVEHRSQVTYAGGRLSLTDAPASASPTSAAARPKRPTPAMLSAAMRRSAQSSGSASQYPPGMYDCMGQKMYDSQSTDSALWAFVDDPTTERDIPGTDESGAQDAVITCMMQSGGGPT, translated from the coding sequence ATGGCATCCGACCGGTCAGGACAACGGTTCGGCCCCTACCTCCTGCAGGCGCTGCTCGGGCGCGGCGGCATGGGTGAGGTCTACCGCGCGCTCGACACCGAGAAGGACCGGGTCGTCGCGGTCAAGCTGCTGCCGCCCCACCTGGCCCAGGACCCGTCGTACCAGGCGCGTTTTCAGCGTGAGGCCCACGCCGCCGCCCACGTGCAGAGCCCCAACATCGTGCCGATCCACACGTTCGGCTCGATCGAGGGTGTGCTGTTCATCGAGATGGCGTTCATCGACGGCGAGGACCTCGGCAGCCTGATCCGCTCGCGCGGCCCGCTGGAGCCGCGCCAGGCGGTCTCGGTCATCGGCCAGATCGCGAGCGCGCTCGACGCCGCGCACGCCGCCGGCCTGGTCCACCGCGACGTCAAGCCCGCCAACATCATGGTCTCGGGCGGGCACGCCTACCTGTCCGACTTCGGCATCGCGAGCGGCCGGGGCGACACCCGGATCACCTCGACCGGTGTCGCGATCGGGTCGTTCGCCTACATGGCGCCCGAACGGTTCACCGACGACCAGCAGCTCACGGGCGCGGTCGACACGTACGCGCTCGGATGCGTCCTGTTCGAGTGCCTCACCGGCGAGCCGCCCTACCCGGCCACGTCGCAGCACGCGCTTCTCGAGGCGCACCTGCACGGCGAGCCGCGGCCGGTGTCACAGGTACGCCCGGGGCTGCCGGCCGCTCTCGACGCAGTGATCGCCCGCTGCCTCGCGAAGCGGCCCACGGACCGGTACCCGTCGGCGCGGGCGTTCGCGCAGGCCGCGCGCGAGGCACTGCCCTCACCGTCGTACGCCGGTGGGTCCGGTTCGGTCTGGAAGCGCTGGGCGATCCCCGCCCTCGTCGCCGCCGTCTGCATCGGCCTGATCGCCGGCATGCTCGTCAACCGGTTCGCCGGCTCCGACGACCCGCCCGCACAGGCGGTCCAGCTGATCCCGGCCGACCAGACGCCGCCCGAGCGGTTCACCGCGTCTGCGGTCACCCAGCGACCGTCGGACGTGCTCAAGCAGTCACACGTACGCGCCGACGGCTCATCGGGCGGCGCGACCGCGACCACGGCTGCTGCGCCGCTCGTACCCCAGACGTCGCGTGGTGGCGACGCCGGCCTCTACGGCCGTGAGGGCGATGAATCCGCTTGTGACTCAAGCAGACTCATCGAGATGCTCATGGCCGAGCCGGCGGTGGCGAAGGCGTGGGCGCAGCTGCAGGGCGTCACGGTCGAGCAGATCCCCGCCACGATCAAGAGTTGGACGTCGGTGCTGCTGCGGCACGACACCTACGTCACCAACACGATCTACAAGGGCGGCAGGGCCGAGTCCTACCCCGCGATCCTGCAGGCGGGCACCGCGGTGCTGGTCGACCGCAACGGCGTGCCGCGCACCAAGTGCAACTGCGGCAACCCGCTGCTGCCACCGCCGCCCGCCGACGGTCGTCAGGTCGTCGGCGCGGCGTGGAAGGGCTACAGCCCCAGTCGAACTCGCGTCGTACGACCCAGCGTCGCGGCCCTCAGCAGTTTCACCGTCGCCGACATCGTCACGGGCGCGACTCGGGCCGTCCCAGCGGGTGGCGCTGCTCGCCCGGCCGACGTCACAGCCGCGACCCTGCAGACCGCTCAGGTGCCGGCGGCCTGCCAGGCGAGCGCCCAGCGGCTCGTGGGCGGCAAGGCACCGAAGCCTTTCGGCGGCGGCCTCGGGCAGATCTCCGACAAGGTCGTGTACGCCGACATCGCCGGAATCGGTTACAAGCAGGGGCTTTTCGCGTACGACTGCAGCGCCGGCGGGGTCTCGTGGCCGCAGGTGCTCGTCCTCACAGGCGACAAGGGCGAGCTGCTCGGCTCGCTCGACCTCGGCCAGCGCGACCGCAAGGAGCACGCCGACGTCACGTCGATGACCGTGCGAGGCAACGTCGTCGACCTGGTGTGGAAGTCGTACGAAGGTGCCGGCTTCGACATCGTCGAGCACCGCAGCCAGGTGACGTACGCCGGTGGTCGCCTCTCCCTGACCGACGCCCCGGCCTCCGCGAGCCCCACGTCGGCAGCCGCGCGACCGAAGCGCCCGACGCCCGCGATGCTTTCGGCCGCGATGCGCAGGAGCGCGCAGTCCAGCGGCTCAGCGAGTCAGTACCCGCCCGGCATGTACGACTGCATGGGCCAGAAGATGTACGACTCCCAGAGCACCGACTCGGCGCTGTGGGCGTTCGTCGACGACCCGACTACCGAGCGCGACATCCCCGGCACCGACGAGAGCGGCGCCCAGGACGCCGTGATCACCTGCATGATGCAGTCAGGCGGTGGCCCGACCTGA